One Dromiciops gliroides isolate mDroGli1 chromosome 3, mDroGli1.pri, whole genome shotgun sequence DNA segment encodes these proteins:
- the LOC122751480 gene encoding angio-associated migratory cell protein — protein MEPDPGPGPEDGAASPEALHFHGDEEIIEVVELGPGPPDPDDLAQEMDGVDFEEEEELEGVGADEAWGDEVDEGVDGGMESPDDSEVTFAHHSASVFCVSLDPKTNTLAVTGGEDDKAFVWRLSDGELLLECPGHKDSVTCAGFSHDSALVATGDMSGLLKVWQVDTKEEVWSFEVGDLEWMEWHPRAPVLLAGTADGNTWMWKVPSGDCKTFQGPNCPATCGRVLPDGRKAVVGYEDGTVRIWDLKQGSPIHVLKGAEGHQGPLTCVATNLDGSLILTGSVDCQAKLVNAATGKVVGVFRPETVGPQPNPGEDEESESNSVESLGFCNVMPLAAVGYLDGTLAIYDLSTQSLRHRCQHQSGIVQLLWEEGAAVVYTCSLDGAVRLWDARTGRLLSDYRGHTAEILDFALSKDASLVVTTSGDHKAKVFCVQRPDR, from the exons GAGATCATCGAGGTGGTGGAGCTGGGTCCGGGCCCGCCCGACCCCG ATGACCTGGCCCAGGAGATGGACGGAGTGGActttgaggaagaggaggagctaGAAGGAGTGGGGGCCGACGAGGCCTGGGGGGATGAGGTGGACGAGGGAGTGGACGGTGGCATGGAGAGCCCTGATGACAGCGAGGTCACCTTTGCCCATCACTCAG CCTCGGTgttctgtgtgagcctggacccCAAGACCAACACCCTGGCGGTGACCGGGGGCGAGGACGACAAGGCCTTCGTGTGGCGGCTCAGTGATGGGGAGCTGCTCCTGGAGTGTCCCG GCCATAAGGACTCTGTAACCTGTGCGGGTTTCAGCCATGACTCTGCCCTGGTGGCCACTGGGGACATGAGTggccttcttaaagtgtggcaggtggacaccaagGAAGAGGTTTGGTCCTTTGAAGTGGGGGACCTGGAG TGGATGGAGTGGCACCCTCGGGCACCTGTCCTCCTGGCAGGCACAGCTGATGGCAACACCTGGATGTGGAAGGTCCCTAGTGGTGACTGCAAGACCTTCCAGGGGCCCAATTGTCCAGCCACCTGTGGCCGAGTCCTCCCTGATG GAAGGAAAGCGGTGGTGGGTTATGAAGATGGTACTGTCCGGATCTGGGACCTGAAGCAGGGAAGCCCCATCCACGTGCTCAAAG GGGCCGAAGGTCACCAGGGCCCACTGACGTGTGTGGCCACCAACCTGGATGGGAGCCTCATTCTCACCGGTTCTGTGGACTGTCAGGCCAAGCTGGTCAATGCAGCCACTGGCAAG GTGGTGGGTGTTTTCAGACCAGAGACTGTGGGTCCTCAGCCTAACCCTGGGGAGGATGAAGAAAGCGAATCCAATTCAGTGGAGTCCTTGGGCTTTTGCAATGT GATGCCACTGGCCGCTGTTGGCTACCTCGATGGGACCTTGGCCATCTATGACCTGTCTACACAGAGCCTGAGACACCGGTGCCAGCACCAG TCAGGCATCGTGCAGCTGCTGTGGGAGGAGGGGGCGGCAGTGGTGTATACCTGCAGCCTGGATGGCGCCGTCCGGCTCTGGGACGCTAGGACAGGACGCTTGCTCAGTGACTACCGGGGCCACACGGCTGAGATCCTTGACTTTGCTCTCAGCAA AGACGCCTCCTTAGTGGTGACCACTTCTGGAGACCACAAAGCCAAAGTGTTCTGTGTCCAGAGACCTGACCGTTAG